A region of Solanum dulcamara chromosome 7, daSolDulc1.2, whole genome shotgun sequence DNA encodes the following proteins:
- the LOC129895934 gene encoding uncharacterized protein At1g28695-like, whose product MDFMNSINAYYRYIVYILLSIVLLYILLLTSSPKSNNFDLYPTQPSKTFNMKMYGDELEEALARASTEDKTVIIAILNKAYVEGDKPMLDIFLDGFWLGEGTEDLIKHLLIVAMDQMSYRRCKFLHLHCYKLQTDGVDFVGEKLYMSKDFIKMMWQRTQFLGDVLKRGYSFIFTDADVLWLRNPFPNLSHNKSIDLQISTDNFNGDQWSEANPINTGFYMIRSNSKTIALFDNWYAKKDNSTGLKEQDVLQNLIREGILRNLGLKLRFLDTIYFSGFCQNSKDVKVVFTVHSNCCRRISAKMADLTTVIHDWKRFMSATTNETLSFQWTPHDNCRNSWQN is encoded by the exons ATGGATTTTATGAATTCCATCAACGCATACTATCGCTATATTGTGTACATACTTCTTTCCATAGTGTTATTATATATTCTCTTGTTAACCTCTTCTCCTAAGAGCAACAATTTTGATTTATATCCTACTCAACCTTCAAAAACT TTTAACATGAAAATGTACGGAGATGAGCTTGAAGAAGCATTGGCTAGAGCATCAACGGAGGACAAGACTGTAATCATCGCGATTCTAAACAAAGCCTATGTGGAGGGGGATAAGCCGATGTTAGATATTTTCCTGGATGGTTTCTGGCTCGGAGAAGGTACCGAGGATTTAATCAAACATCTTTTGATCGTGGCGATGGATCAAATGTCTTACAGAAGGTGCAAGTTCCTCCATCTTCATTGTTACAAACTCCAAACAGACGGTGTGGATTTTGTCGGAGAGAAACTCTATATGTCAAAAGACTTTATAAAGATGATGTGGCAAAGAACCCAGTTCTTAGGAGATGTTCTAAAACGTGGTTATAGCTTCATCTTCACG GACGCTGATGTGTTATGGCTCAGAAATCCATTCCCAAATTTGAGCCACAACAAATCCATAGACTTGCAAATTAGCACAGATAATTTCAACGGCGACCAATGGTCCGAGGCCAATCCAATTAACACGGGCTTCTACATGATCAGATCAAACAGCAAAACTATCGCTTTGTTTGATAATTGGTACGCGAAGAAAGACAATTCCACCGGATTAAAAGAACAAGATGTTCTGCAGAACCTAATACGTGAAGGAATATTACGAAATTTAGGCCTTAAATTGAGATTCTTGGACACTATTTATTTTAGCGGATTTTGTCAAAATAGCAAGGATGTTAAGGTTGTTTTTACTGTTCATTCCAATTGTTGTAGAAGAATTAGTGCCAAAATGGCTGATTTAACAACAGTCATTcatgattggaagaggtttaTGAGCGCCACCACGAATGAGACGTTGAGTTTTCAGTGGACGCCCCATGATAACTGTCGGAATTCTTGGCAAAATTGA